The segment GGGCGAAACCCTGCTCAACGACCCAGAGGTACACGCCCAGCCCGGAATCATGTTGCTCGCCGCGACGGGCGATGACCGGCTTGATCCCAGCCTCGCAAATTTGCTTGCGGTATTTGTCATGGTCGTAGCCGCGATCGGCGTAGAGCGCATCCGGACGCTGGGTGCCGG is part of the Actinomycetes bacterium genome and harbors:
- a CDS encoding IS5/IS1182 family transposase, giving the protein GTQRPDALYADRGYDHDKYRKQICEAGIKPVIARRGEQHDSGLGVYLWVVEQGFALLHWFRRLRIRWEIRDDIHEAFLRFACAIICWRRLHNISNC